In one window of Hymenobacter nivis DNA:
- a CDS encoding NAD(P)H-quinone oxidoreductase, with product MKAITIRQAGGPDVLQLGDAPTPRPAAGQVLVRVQAAGVNRPDVLLRQGKYAGSGDVAGTVPGLEIAGVVVACGPGAPRWQPGDAVCALLASGGYAEYAVVDARHCLPVPAGLSPVEAAALPETVFTVWHNVFQRGALQPGETLLVHGGSSGIGTTAIQLAHALGSRVATTAGSAAKCAACRELGADWAINYKTEDFEEVLKGAGVDVVLDMVGGDYIAKNLRLLNDDGRLVFINAMQGAAGAFNALELMQRRLTITGSTLRPRSADFKAVLATAVEQHVWPLVAAGKLRPLIHQTFPLAEAAAAHRLLESSAHIGKIVLEVGK from the coding sequence ATGAAAGCCATTACCATCCGCCAAGCCGGCGGCCCCGACGTGTTACAGCTGGGCGATGCGCCCACGCCCCGGCCCGCCGCCGGGCAAGTGCTGGTGCGCGTGCAGGCCGCCGGCGTGAACCGCCCCGACGTGCTGCTGCGCCAGGGCAAGTACGCCGGCAGCGGCGACGTGGCGGGCACGGTGCCCGGCCTCGAAATAGCGGGCGTGGTGGTAGCCTGCGGCCCCGGGGCCCCGCGCTGGCAGCCCGGCGATGCCGTGTGCGCCCTGCTGGCGAGCGGCGGCTACGCCGAATACGCGGTGGTGGACGCCCGCCATTGCCTGCCTGTGCCGGCCGGCCTCAGCCCCGTGGAGGCCGCGGCCCTACCCGAAACCGTGTTCACGGTGTGGCACAACGTGTTTCAGCGCGGGGCCCTGCAACCGGGCGAAACGCTGCTGGTGCACGGCGGCAGCAGCGGCATCGGTACTACGGCCATTCAGCTGGCCCACGCCCTGGGCAGCCGCGTGGCCACTACGGCCGGCTCCGCTGCCAAGTGCGCCGCGTGCCGCGAGCTGGGCGCCGACTGGGCCATCAACTACAAAACCGAGGACTTCGAGGAAGTATTAAAAGGGGCGGGCGTGGACGTGGTGCTCGACATGGTGGGCGGCGATTACATCGCCAAAAACCTGCGCCTGCTGAACGACGATGGCCGCCTGGTGTTCATTAACGCCATGCAGGGCGCCGCCGGCGCCTTTAACGCGCTGGAACTGATGCAGCGCCGCCTCACCATCACGGGGAGCACGCTGCGCCCGCGCTCGGCCGACTTCAAGGCCGTGCTGGCCACCGCCGTCGAGCAACACGTGTGGCCCCTGGTGGCGGCCGGCAAGCTGCGGCCGCTCATCCACCAAACTTTTCCGCTGGCCGAAGCCGCGGCCGCCCACCGGCTGTTGGAAAGCAGTGCCCACATCGGCAAAATTGTGCTGGAAGTGGGCAAGTAA
- the ispG gene encoding (E)-4-hydroxy-3-methylbut-2-enyl-diphosphate synthase, with translation MNKTYCPSLTEYKRRVARVVNIGGVPMGGDYPIRVQSMTTVDTMDTLGSVEQTLRMVAAGCEYVRITAPSIKEAQNLLEIKKELRARGCNVPLIADIHFTPNAAELAARIVEKVRVNPGNYADKKKFEEIDYTDASYAAEVERIRERFRPLVKICKQYGTAMRIGTNHGSLSDRILSRYGDTPLGMVESALEFLRLCEEENYYDVVLSMKASNTQVMVQAYRLLVQKLDEEGLQPYPLHLGVTEAGEAEDGRIKSAVGIGTLLEDGLGDTVRVSLTEAPEAEAPVARMLIDRYLGRAATAQPIRPLVGPEPINPFQYLRRHTHEVLNFGALNVPRVIADISRLPQLEYGDLRAAGHLYSPFLDKFQMSDLGADYIYTGERPVPFMLPNGLKEIVNYTAWIDAGRRPDHFPLMTADRYMADPRRSGLPEHHPQLNFLMLGLAALDAPLLARLRDDRTVVLVLVTTNTHAMPELRRAFFELLNAGVNCPVAICRAYGPQPAAQTQLDAATDIGGLLIDGLGDGIVLGTELLPEASQEEWQAQLSGLNQLSFGILQAARTRMSKTEYISCPSCGRTLFDLQETTALIRQRTDHLKGIKIGIMGCIVNGPGEMADADYGYVGVGKGKIALYRGQDVIKKAVPEERAVDELIDLMREDGKWIEKEVVGEPVGV, from the coding sequence ATGAACAAGACGTATTGCCCCAGCCTGACCGAGTACAAGCGCCGCGTGGCGCGGGTGGTAAACATCGGCGGCGTGCCCATGGGCGGCGACTACCCCATCCGGGTGCAGAGTATGACCACTGTAGATACGATGGACACCCTCGGCTCGGTGGAGCAAACCCTGCGCATGGTGGCCGCTGGCTGCGAGTACGTGCGCATCACTGCGCCCAGCATCAAGGAGGCCCAGAACCTGCTGGAAATCAAGAAGGAGCTGCGGGCCCGCGGCTGCAACGTGCCGCTCATCGCCGACATTCACTTCACGCCCAACGCCGCCGAATTGGCCGCCCGCATCGTGGAGAAAGTGCGCGTGAACCCGGGCAACTACGCCGACAAAAAGAAGTTTGAGGAGATTGACTACACCGATGCCAGCTACGCGGCCGAGGTCGAGCGCATCCGCGAGCGGTTCCGGCCGCTGGTGAAAATCTGCAAGCAGTACGGCACGGCTATGCGCATCGGCACCAACCACGGCTCGCTGAGCGACCGGATTCTGAGCCGCTACGGCGATACGCCGCTGGGCATGGTGGAGTCGGCGCTGGAGTTTTTGCGCCTCTGCGAGGAAGAAAATTACTACGATGTGGTGCTGAGCATGAAGGCCAGCAATACCCAGGTGATGGTGCAGGCCTACCGCCTGCTGGTGCAAAAGCTTGACGAAGAGGGCCTGCAACCCTACCCGCTGCACCTGGGCGTGACGGAGGCCGGCGAGGCCGAGGACGGCCGCATCAAGAGCGCCGTGGGCATCGGCACGCTGCTCGAAGATGGCCTGGGCGACACCGTGCGCGTGAGCCTGACGGAGGCCCCCGAAGCCGAGGCCCCCGTGGCCCGCATGCTGATTGACCGCTACCTGGGCCGCGCCGCCACGGCCCAGCCCATCCGGCCGCTGGTGGGCCCCGAGCCCATCAACCCGTTCCAGTATCTGCGCCGCCACACCCACGAGGTACTGAACTTTGGGGCCCTGAACGTACCGCGCGTCATCGCTGATATTTCGCGCCTGCCGCAGCTGGAATACGGCGACCTGCGCGCCGCCGGCCACCTGTACTCGCCGTTCCTGGACAAGTTCCAGATGTCGGACCTGGGAGCCGACTACATCTACACCGGCGAGCGGCCGGTGCCCTTCATGCTACCCAACGGCCTGAAGGAAATCGTGAACTACACCGCCTGGATCGACGCCGGCCGCCGCCCCGACCACTTCCCCCTGATGACGGCCGACCGCTACATGGCCGACCCGCGCCGGAGCGGGCTGCCCGAGCACCACCCGCAGCTCAACTTCCTGATGTTGGGCCTGGCCGCGCTCGATGCCCCGCTGCTAGCCCGCCTGCGCGACGACCGCACCGTGGTGTTGGTGCTCGTGACCACCAATACCCACGCCATGCCGGAGTTGCGCCGGGCTTTCTTTGAGCTGCTAAACGCCGGCGTGAACTGCCCGGTTGCTATCTGCCGGGCCTACGGGCCCCAGCCGGCCGCCCAAACGCAGCTCGACGCCGCCACCGACATCGGGGGCCTGCTCATCGACGGCCTCGGCGACGGCATTGTGCTGGGCACCGAGCTGCTGCCCGAAGCATCACAGGAGGAATGGCAAGCCCAGCTCAGCGGCCTCAACCAGCTCAGCTTCGGCATTTTGCAGGCCGCGCGCACCCGCATGAGCAAGACCGAGTACATCAGCTGCCCCAGCTGCGGCCGCACCCTGTTCGATTTGCAGGAAACCACCGCCCTGATCCGCCAGCGCACCGACCACCTCAAGGGCATCAAAATCGGCATCATGGGCTGCATCGTGAACGGCCCCGGCGAAATGGCCGACGCCGACTACGGCTACGTGGGCGTGGGCAAAGGCAAAATTGCCCTCTACCGCGGCCAGGACGTCATCAAAAAAGCCGTCCCCGAAGAACGTGCCGTGGACGAATTAATCGACTTGATGCGCGAGGATGGGAAATGGATTGAGAAGGAAGTGGTGGGCGAGCCGGTGGGAGTATAA
- a CDS encoding PIN domain-containing protein, translating into MNDFYIFLDTSILYKDPFFKGNFSSKLLEVAREKNVDIYLSRIVLDELVRNYEKIINEENSKLSKIISDSSHYNFVNKITKLFDVE; encoded by the coding sequence GTGAATGATTTTTATATTTTCCTAGACACGTCAATACTTTATAAGGATCCATTCTTTAAGGGTAACTTTTCTAGTAAGCTTTTAGAAGTCGCTAGAGAAAAAAACGTTGATATATACTTGTCAAGGATAGTATTGGATGAATTAGTCAGGAATTATGAAAAAATTATAAATGAAGAAAACTCTAAGCTAAGTAAGATTATTTCTGATTCAAGTCATTACAACTTTGTTAATAAAATCACAAAACTGTTTGATGTAGAATAA
- a CDS encoding transposase family protein, whose protein sequence is MDYLSLRERPRQFLALTSLRAAEFDDLLTDFAPAWERHHRYHTLEGTKRAFPAHRERANAVLAGSDIKLFFLLTYLKSNALQEHQAASFGISQARVSHLATALLGVLNQVLARRGLLPVRDGGELAQRLANHPEPVFAYDGVERGVPRNTDREAQAEEYSAKKKRTA, encoded by the coding sequence ATGGATTACCTGAGTTTGCGCGAGCGGCCCCGCCAGTTTCTGGCCCTGACCAGCCTGCGAGCGGCGGAGTTTGACGACTTGCTGACCGACTTTGCCCCGGCCTGGGAGCGCCACCACCGCTACCACACCCTGGAAGGAACCAAACGGGCGTTCCCCGCCCACCGCGAGCGGGCCAACGCCGTGCTGGCGGGCAGCGATATAAAGCTCTTTTTTCTGCTCACCTACCTCAAAAGCAACGCCTTGCAAGAGCACCAGGCCGCCAGCTTTGGCATTTCGCAAGCGCGCGTCAGCCACTTGGCTACCGCCCTGCTGGGCGTGCTCAACCAGGTGCTGGCCCGGCGCGGGCTGCTGCCCGTGCGCGACGGCGGCGAGTTGGCTCAGCGCCTGGCTAACCACCCGGAGCCGGTCTTTGCCTACGACGGGGTCGAGCGGGGCGTACCACGTAACACGGACCGGGAGGCCCAGGCCGAGGAGTACAGCGCCAAAAAAAAGCGCACCGCGTGA
- a CDS encoding transposase family protein codes for MTLCDSTQYVHFLSATESGRAHDKKLADEYALHLPAGCVLRQDLGLLGHAPTGVVVEMPHKKPPKRELTFAQKLYNQLLSPLRVVIEHAHSGIKRLHMVQGTIRLRGEWVRDTVMVVACGLHNLRVRSPHRAYRAPVHAKLANYAE; via the coding sequence ATGACCTTATGCGATTCCACGCAGTACGTGCATTTTCTCTCGGCTACGGAAAGCGGGCGAGCGCACGACAAAAAACTGGCCGACGAGTACGCGCTGCACCTACCGGCGGGCTGCGTGTTACGGCAGGATTTGGGCTTGCTGGGCCACGCCCCGACCGGGGTCGTGGTGGAGATGCCCCACAAGAAGCCGCCGAAGCGGGAGTTGACGTTTGCCCAAAAGCTGTATAACCAGTTGCTGAGTCCGTTGCGCGTCGTTATCGAACACGCGCACAGCGGTATCAAGCGCCTGCACATGGTGCAGGGCACTATCCGCTTGCGCGGCGAATGGGTGCGCGATACGGTCATGGTCGTGGCCTGTGGGCTGCACAACCTGCGCGTGCGCAGCCCGCACCGCGCCTATCGCGCACCTGTCCACGCGAAACTCGCTAACTACGCCGAATAA
- a CDS encoding PIN domain-containing protein, whose protein sequence is MKELKFFYDSLYNEGIIYIIDHEDDILPEIIHRAVNRKKPFSENKNELKDALTWLSYAKFVEDYELINCILITDNVRNFCDLEKLKKDELVIHNDLLNDTKRFRIYRSIKDFLQSEDKILSFSSVRFLQWVNHQDFNDAFVINILRNDLSDDVKRSIKDKFAYYNLSYIFGTDYSVEGFIAFDDQFFLHRVENIEVDTFDEECILSGDVFISCSAQAYEYSDGINDSDDDSYRYFINNMSSGNEYRLFGEKELNIKVTFSFYYNRNERPFNLSIDSIELT, encoded by the coding sequence TTGAAAGAATTAAAATTTTTTTATGATAGTCTTTATAATGAAGGAATAATATATATTATTGATCACGAAGACGATATTCTTCCCGAGATAATACATCGAGCGGTCAATAGAAAAAAGCCATTTTCTGAAAATAAAAACGAATTAAAAGATGCTTTAACATGGTTAAGTTACGCAAAATTTGTAGAAGATTATGAATTAATTAATTGTATTCTTATAACCGATAACGTTAGAAATTTCTGCGATTTAGAAAAACTAAAGAAAGATGAGTTAGTGATTCATAATGATTTATTAAATGATACTAAGAGATTCAGAATTTATCGCTCAATAAAAGATTTTTTGCAAAGTGAGGATAAAATATTGAGTTTCTCTTCCGTGCGATTTTTGCAGTGGGTAAATCACCAGGATTTCAATGATGCATTTGTTATAAATATTCTTAGAAATGATTTAAGTGATGATGTGAAAAGAAGTATTAAAGATAAATTTGCATACTATAACTTAAGCTATATTTTTGGTACTGATTATAGTGTTGAGGGTTTTATAGCATTTGATGATCAATTTTTTCTCCATAGAGTAGAAAATATCGAAGTAGATACTTTTGATGAAGAATGTATACTATCTGGAGATGTGTTTATAAGTTGTTCTGCGCAAGCTTACGAATACAGTGATGGAATAAACGATTCTGATGACGACAGCTATCGGTATTTTATTAATAATATGTCTTCTGGTAATGAATACAGATTATTCGGCGAAAAGGAGTTGAATATTAAAGTTACATTCTCATTTTATTATAACAGAAATGAAAGGCCCTTTAATCTTAGTATTGATTCCATAGAACTAACCTAA
- a CDS encoding phytanoyl-CoA dioxygenase family protein — protein MPAGGAMLMKPLLLHASSRSTSDRPRRVIHLEFSAQELPAGLAWRERRA, from the coding sequence GTGCCCGCCGGCGGCGCCATGCTGATGAAGCCGCTGCTGCTGCACGCCTCCAGCCGCAGCACCAGCGACCGGCCGCGGCGGGTGATTCACCTGGAGTTTTCGGCCCAGGAGCTGCCCGCAGGGCTGGCCTGGCGCGAGCGGCGTGCCTGA
- a CDS encoding dicarboxylate/amino acid:cation symporter: protein MKRLYSNLTMQVLTAIALGVLVGALFPTFGAALKPVADTFINLIKMLIAPIIFLTVVLGIAGMGSLKKVGRVGGKALLYFEIVTTLALGLGILVANLTKPGAGVQAVAQAVLRDGKKVEEAAKFTSQAGEMNWVEFFTHIVPGNVVEAFAKGDILQVLLFAVLFGLALNRMGKMAEPLVKTFDRLSHAMFGVLALVMKLAPLGAFGGMAFTIGKYGIATLLPLGKLMLVVYATMFLFIFVVLNLIMRYYKLRLWPYLTFIKEEILLVLGTSSSESALPRMIDKMERYGCSRSVAGLVIPTGYSFNLDGTSIYLSIAVIFLAQAFNIPLSLSQQLSLIAILVVTSKGAAGVTGSGFIVLASTLAATKIIPVESVALLLGVDRFMSEARAITNVIGNGIATLVVAKSEGEFNEARHQLALQGRSVPENERPEPVAELPLVGVCHE, encoded by the coding sequence ATGAAACGGTTGTATTCGAACCTTACCATGCAGGTGCTCACGGCCATTGCCCTGGGCGTGCTGGTGGGGGCCCTGTTTCCCACGTTTGGCGCGGCCCTCAAGCCCGTGGCAGACACGTTCATCAACCTCATCAAGATGCTGATTGCCCCCATCATCTTCCTCACGGTGGTGCTGGGCATTGCGGGCATGGGCAGCCTCAAAAAGGTGGGCCGCGTGGGCGGCAAGGCCCTGCTGTACTTCGAAATCGTGACTACGCTGGCCCTGGGCCTCGGCATTCTGGTGGCCAACCTTACCAAGCCCGGCGCGGGCGTGCAGGCCGTGGCCCAGGCCGTGCTGCGCGACGGCAAAAAGGTGGAAGAAGCCGCCAAGTTCACCTCCCAGGCCGGCGAGATGAACTGGGTGGAGTTCTTCACCCACATCGTGCCCGGCAACGTGGTGGAGGCGTTTGCCAAGGGCGACATCCTGCAAGTGCTGCTGTTTGCGGTGCTCTTCGGCCTGGCCCTCAACCGGATGGGCAAAATGGCCGAGCCGCTGGTGAAGACCTTCGACCGGCTCTCGCACGCTATGTTCGGGGTACTGGCCCTGGTGATGAAGCTGGCCCCGCTGGGCGCGTTCGGGGGCATGGCCTTCACCATCGGCAAGTACGGCATTGCCACGCTGCTACCGCTGGGCAAGCTCATGCTGGTGGTGTACGCCACCATGTTCCTGTTCATCTTCGTGGTGCTCAACCTGATAATGCGCTACTACAAGCTGCGCCTGTGGCCTTACCTCACCTTCATCAAGGAGGAAATCCTGCTGGTGCTGGGCACCTCGTCGTCCGAGTCGGCCCTGCCCCGCATGATCGACAAGATGGAGCGCTACGGCTGCTCGCGCTCGGTGGCCGGCCTGGTCATTCCCACCGGCTACTCCTTCAACCTCGACGGCACGTCCATCTACCTCTCCATCGCGGTAATCTTTCTGGCCCAGGCCTTTAACATTCCACTTTCGCTTTCCCAGCAGCTCTCGCTGATTGCCATCCTGGTGGTCACGAGCAAGGGCGCGGCGGGCGTCACCGGATCGGGCTTCATCGTGCTGGCCTCCACGCTGGCCGCCACCAAGATCATCCCGGTCGAGAGCGTGGCCCTGCTGCTGGGCGTCGACCGCTTCATGAGCGAGGCGCGCGCCATCACCAACGTCATCGGCAACGGCATTGCCACGCTGGTAGTGGCCAAAAGCGAGGGCGAGTTCAACGAGGCCCGGCACCAGCTGGCCTTGCAAGGCCGCTCGGTGCCCGAAAACGAGCGCCCCGAGCCCGTGGCCGAACTACCCCTCGTGGGGGTTTGCCACGAATAG
- a CDS encoding DUF6728 family protein, translating into MNGKDLFNFGPAFGYFFRKNDPARKSNFNLKTMHFINKLSLAMFLVCLVVMFFRYVL; encoded by the coding sequence ATGAACGGTAAAGACCTTTTTAATTTCGGCCCCGCCTTCGGGTATTTCTTCCGCAAGAACGATCCGGCCCGCAAGTCCAACTTCAACCTCAAAACCATGCACTTCATCAATAAGCTCAGCTTGGCGATGTTCTTGGTCTGCCTGGTGGTCATGTTTTTCCGCTACGTGCTGTAA
- a CDS encoding MmcQ/YjbR family DNA-binding protein produces the protein MNIEDFRDYCLGLPGATEETPFGPDTLVFKVGGKIFALTDLQTFASVNLKCAPERAAELREQHDYVLPGFHMNKKHWNTVLIGTGAPDAVVRAWTAESHELVAAALPKAVQAALVRALEK, from the coding sequence ATGAACATTGAGGACTTCCGCGATTACTGCCTGGGCCTGCCGGGCGCCACGGAGGAAACACCGTTCGGCCCCGATACGCTGGTGTTCAAGGTGGGCGGTAAAATATTCGCCCTCACCGATTTGCAAACCTTTGCCAGCGTAAACTTGAAGTGTGCGCCTGAGCGAGCCGCCGAGCTGCGTGAGCAGCACGACTACGTACTGCCCGGCTTTCACATGAACAAGAAGCACTGGAACACGGTGCTCATCGGCACCGGGGCCCCCGACGCCGTGGTGCGGGCCTGGACGGCCGAATCGCACGAGCTGGTGGCGGCCGCCCTGCCCAAAGCCGTGCAGGCCGCCTTGGTTCGGGCCCTCGAAAAATAG
- a CDS encoding Rrf2 family transcriptional regulator has product MQISSRFSVAVHVLALLANQDPAALLTSGRMAGSVNTNPVVIRRILGQLKKAGLVEVRAAAGGTFLRCAPAGISLLDVYRAVEVVAEGKLFHVHEGPNPRCPVGRNIQAALDATLVRAQAALERELAHVTLAQVVADLTLTVSA; this is encoded by the coding sequence ATGCAAATCAGCAGTCGTTTCTCCGTGGCCGTGCACGTGCTTGCGCTCCTGGCGAACCAGGATCCCGCGGCCTTGCTGACCTCCGGCCGCATGGCTGGCAGCGTGAACACCAACCCGGTGGTTATCCGCCGCATCCTGGGCCAGCTCAAAAAAGCGGGGCTCGTGGAGGTGCGCGCCGCGGCGGGCGGTACATTCCTGCGGTGCGCGCCAGCCGGCATCTCGCTGCTCGACGTGTACCGGGCCGTGGAGGTGGTGGCCGAAGGCAAGCTGTTCCACGTGCACGAGGGGCCCAACCCGCGGTGCCCCGTGGGGCGCAACATCCAGGCCGCGCTGGACGCTACGCTCGTGCGCGCCCAAGCGGCGCTGGAACGGGAGCTAGCCCACGTGACCCTGGCCCAGGTAGTGGCCGACCTGACTTTAACGGTCAGCGCCTGA
- a CDS encoding helix-turn-helix domain-containing protein — translation MARPITPFILAAADQAALENFTRTGCRPVRAVRRAQALLALATGIGQQAAGKAIGLSRQTVSELRRRYEAGGWELALSEAPRSGTPPRFDGPQRAALTALACTPAPVGHSRWTLRLLADKAVELELVETISHETVSQVLKKTSCRLTASSTGAWGR, via the coding sequence ATGGCCCGACCAATCACTCCTTTTATCCTAGCGGCCGCCGACCAGGCTGCCCTCGAAAACTTCACCCGCACGGGCTGCCGCCCGGTGCGGGCCGTACGCCGCGCCCAGGCCCTGTTGGCCTTAGCTACGGGCATCGGCCAACAGGCGGCCGGTAAGGCCATCGGCCTGAGTCGGCAGACCGTCAGTGAGCTGCGCCGCCGCTACGAAGCGGGCGGCTGGGAGCTCGCGCTATCTGAGGCCCCGCGTAGTGGCACGCCCCCACGCTTCGACGGGCCCCAGCGGGCCGCCCTCACCGCTCTGGCCTGCACCCCGGCCCCGGTAGGCCACAGCCGCTGGACGTTGCGTTTGCTCGCCGACAAAGCCGTGGAGCTGGAACTGGTGGAAACTATTTCCCACGAGACGGTGAGCCAGGTGCTCAAAAAAACGAGTTGCCGCCTCACCGCCAGCAGCACTGGTGCCTGGGGGCGGTGA
- a CDS encoding IS630 family transposase codes for MPPHRQQHWCLGAVNAAFVARMEDVLAVYERPYDARFPVVCFDERPCVLHGQPVEPLAPVPAQPAVGKQPAKAGRPRRESNTYVRQGTACLLAAFEPGTGQRLVEVSARRTGADYCRFMQQLAAHYPQAEKIVLMQDNLNTHTDAVFYQHLPAAEARVLAARFEVHYTPKNASWLNMVELERSAIARQCLHQRIPTQDELTAHVAACVAERNAARATVKWQFTLEKARVKLDRHYRKIRAANLPD; via the coding sequence TTGCCGCCTCACCGCCAGCAGCACTGGTGCCTGGGGGCGGTGAACGCCGCCTTCGTAGCCCGGATGGAGGACGTACTGGCCGTCTACGAACGGCCTTATGACGCGCGTTTTCCCGTTGTCTGCTTCGATGAGCGGCCCTGCGTGCTCCACGGCCAGCCCGTCGAACCGCTGGCCCCGGTGCCAGCCCAACCGGCGGTGGGCAAGCAACCGGCCAAAGCCGGGCGGCCCCGCCGCGAGAGCAACACCTACGTGCGCCAGGGCACGGCTTGCCTGCTGGCCGCCTTCGAGCCGGGCACGGGCCAGCGCCTGGTCGAGGTCTCCGCCCGCCGCACCGGGGCCGACTACTGCCGCTTTATGCAGCAACTGGCCGCTCACTACCCGCAGGCCGAGAAAATCGTGTTGATGCAGGACAATCTCAACACCCACACCGATGCCGTCTTCTATCAGCACCTGCCGGCGGCCGAAGCGCGGGTGCTAGCCGCTCGCTTCGAGGTGCATTACACGCCTAAAAATGCCTCCTGGCTCAACATGGTCGAACTCGAACGCTCGGCCATCGCCCGCCAGTGCCTGCACCAGCGCATCCCCACGCAAGACGAACTCACGGCCCACGTCGCCGCTTGCGTGGCTGAGCGTAATGCGGCGCGGGCCACCGTAAAATGGCAGTTCACCCTCGAAAAAGCCCGCGTCAAACTCGACCGACACTATCGGAAAATTAGGGCAGCTAATTTGCCTGACTAA